One region of Camelus bactrianus isolate YW-2024 breed Bactrian camel chromosome 22, ASM4877302v1, whole genome shotgun sequence genomic DNA includes:
- the CHERP gene encoding calcium homeostasis endoplasmic reticulum protein isoform X4, with protein sequence MEMPLPPDDQELRNVIDKLAQFVARNGPEFEKMTMEKQKDNPKFSFLFGGEFYSYYKCKLALEQQQLICKQQAPELEPTTALPPLPQPPLAPAAPIPPAQGTPSMDELIQQSQWNLQQQEQHLLALRQEQVTAAVAHAVEQQMQKLLEETQLDMNEFDNLLQPIIDTCTKDAISAGKNWMFSNAKSPPHCELMAGHLRNRITADGAHFELRLHLIYLINDVLHHCQRKQARELLAALQKVVVPIYCTSFLAVEEDKQQKIARLLQLWEKNGYFDDSIIQQLQSPALGLGQYQATLISEYSSVVQPVQLAFQQQIQTLKTQHEEFVNSLAQQQQQQQQQQQQQQQQQQQQQQQQQIQMPQMEAEVKATPPPPAPPPAPTPAPAIPPTSQPDDSKPPIQIPGSSEYDASGGVQDPAATGPRGPGPHDQIPPNKPPWFDQPHPVAPWGQQQPPEQPPYPHHQGGPPHCPPWNNSHEGMWGEQRGDPGWNGQRDAPWNSQPDPNWNSQFEGPWNSQHEQPPWGAGQREPPFRMQRPPPFRGPFPPHQQHPQFNQPPHPHNFNRFPPRFMQDDFPPRHPFERPPYPHRFDYPQGDFPAGLSGAAVGAGQATPSPGPPPPPRCISPSKMGPPHHHPGHRMPHPGINEHPPWGGPQHPDFGPPPHGFNGQPPHMRRQGPPHINHDDPSLVPNVPYFDLPAGLMAPLVKLEDHEYKPLDPKDIRLPPPMPPSERLLAAVEAFYSPPSHDRPRNSEGWEQNGLYEFFRAKMRARRRKGQEKRNSGPSRSRSRSKSRGRSSSRSNSRSSKSSGSYSRSRSRSCSRSYSCSRSRSRSRSRSSRSRSRSRSRSRSKSYSPGRRRRSRSRSPTPPSSAGLGSNSAPPIPDSRLGEENKGHQMLVKMGWSGSGGLGVKEQGIQDPIKGGDVRDKWDQYKGVGVALDDPYENYRRNKSYSFIARMKARDECK encoded by the exons tCATCTGCAAGCAGCAGGCCCCAGAGCTAGAGCCGACCACGGCCCTGCCACCCCTGCCACAGCCCCCGCTGGCCCCTGCTGCGCCCATCCCGCCAGCCCAGGGAACCCCGTCCATGGACGAGCTCATCCAGCAGAGCCAGTGGAAcctgcagcagcaggagcagcaccTGCTGGCCCTCAGACAG gagcaggtgaCGGCAGCCGTGGCCCACGCGGTAGAGCAGCAGATGCAGAAGCTCCTGGAGGAGACCCAGCTGGATATGAATGAGTTTGACAACCTGCTGCAGCCCATCATTGACACCTGCACCAAAGATGCCATCTCG GCCGGGAAGAATTGGATGTTCAGCAATGCCAAGTCCCCCCCGCACTGTGAGCTGATGGCCGGCCACCTCCGGAACCGCATCACGGCTGATGGGGCGCACTTCGAGCTGCGGCTGCACCTCATCTACTTGATCAACGACGTGCTACACCACTG CCAGCGCAAGCAGGCCAGGGAGCTGCTGGCCGCCCTGCAGAAGGTTGTGGTGCCCATCTACTGTACCAGCTTCTTGGCTGTGGAGGAGGACAAGCAGCAGAAGATCGCCCGG CTCCTGCAGCTCTGGGAGAAGAACGGCTACTTTGACGACTCCATCATCCAGCAGTTACAGAGCCCGGCCCTGGGGCTCGGCCAGTACCAG GCAACCCTCATCAGTGAGTACTCCTCGGTGGTCCAGCCGGTGCAGCTGGCTTTCCAGCAGCAGATCCAGACCCTCAAGACCCAGCACGAGGAGTTTGTCAACAGCCTGgcccagcaacagcagcagcagcagcagcagcaacaacagcagcagcagcagcagcagcagcagcagcagcagcagcagatccAGATGCCACAAATGGAAGCCGAAGTCAAGGCCACACCGCCGCCGcctgccccgcccccggcccccacGCCTGCCCCGGCCATCCCGCCAACCTCCCAGCCTG ATGACAGCAAGCCTCCCATCCAGATACCTGGCTCTTCTGAGTACGACGCCTCAGGAGGGGTCCAGGACCCTGCCGCCACGGGGCCCCGGGGCCCTGGGCCCCACGACCAGATCCCACCTAACAAGCCCCCGTGGTTTGACCAGCCTCACCCTGTTGCTCCTTGGGGCCAACAGCAG CCTCCCGAGCAGCCCCCGTACCCGCACCACCAGGGCGGGCCACCCCACTGCCCACCCTGGAACAACAGCCACGAGGGTATGTGGGGCGAGCAGCGCGGGGACCCCGGCTGGAACGGCCAGCGTGACGCTCCCTGGAACAGCCAGCCCGACCCCAACTGGAACAGCCAGTTTGAGGGCCCCTGGAACAGCCAGCACGAGCAGCCACCCTGGGGCGCGGGCCAGCGTGAGCCGCCCTTCCGCATGCAGCGGCCACCGCCCTTCCGTGGGCCCTTCCCGCCCCACCAGCAGCACCCGCAGTTCAACCAGCCGCCGCACCCGCACAACTTCAACCGCTTCCCGCCCCGCTTCATGCAGGACGACTTCCCCCCGCGGCACCCCTTCGAGCGGCCGCCCTACCCGCACCGCTTCGACTACCCCCAGGGGGACTTCCCTGCTG GTCTGTCAGGTGCTGCGGTGGGTGCAGGACAGGCCACTCCGAGCCCcggccccccgccccctcctcgcTGCATCTCCCCGAGCA agatgGGCCCTCCTCACCACCACCCCGGCCACCGCATGCCTCATCCCGGGATCAACGAGCACCCGCCTTGGGGAGGGCCCCAGCACCCCGACTTCGGCCCTCCTCCCCATGGCTTCAATGGGCAGCCCCCTCACATGCGACGACAGGGCCCTCCCCACATCAACCATGATGACCCCAGCCTGGTCCCCAACGTGCCCTACTTCGATCTCCCTGCTGGGCTGATGGCCCCCCTCGTGAAG CTGGAAGACCATGAGTACAAGCCTTTGGATCCAAAAGACATCCGCCTCCCACCCCCCATGCCACCCAGCGAGCGGCTGCTGGCCGCTGTGGAGGCCTTTTACAGCCCTCCGTCCCACGACAGGCCCAGGAACAG CGAAGGCTGGGAGCAGAATGGCCTCTATGAGTTCTTCCGAGCAAAAATGCGGGCCCGGCGGAGGAAAGGCCAGGAGAAGAGGAACAG CGGACCCTCAAGGTCACGGAGCAGATCCAAGAGCCGAGGGCGCTCCTCCTCCCGCTCCAACTCAAGGTCCTCCAAGTCCTCCGGCTCGTACTCAAGGTCAAGGTCTCGTTCCTGCTCCCGTTCCTACTCTTGCTCCCGATCCAG GAGCCGCAGCCGATCTCGCTCCTCACGAAGCCGCTCCCGTTCCCGCTCCCGCTCCCGCTCCAAGTCCTATTCCCCCGGAAGGAGACGTCGGTCCCGGTCCAGGAGCCCCACCCCGCC TTCCTCGGCTGGTCTGGGTTCTAATTCAGCACCTCCTATACCTGACTCAAGGCTCGGGGAAGAGAACAAAGGACATCAGATGCTGGTGAAAATGG gCTGGAGTGGATCTGGTGGCCTCGGCGTGAAAGAGCAAGGGATCCAGGACCCCATCAAGGGGGGTGATGTCCGGGATAAGTGGGACCAGTACAAGGGCGTGGGCGTGGCCCTGGACGACCCCTACGAGAACTACCGCAGGAACAAGAGCTACTCCTTCATCGCCCGCATGAAGGCCAGGGACGAGTGCAAGTAG
- the CHERP gene encoding calcium homeostasis endoplasmic reticulum protein isoform X6: MEMPLPPDDQELRNVIDKLAQFVARNGPEFEKMTMEKQKDNPKFSFLFGGEFYSYYKCKLALEQQQLICKQQAPELEPTTALPPLPQPPLAPAAPIPPAQGTPSMDELIQQSQWNLQQQEQHLLALRQEQVTAAVAHAVEQQMQKLLEETQLDMNEFDNLLQPIIDTCTKDAISAGKNWMFSNAKSPPHCELMAGHLRNRITADGAHFELRLHLIYLINDVLHHWALTRGRSLPHSQRKQARELLAALQKVVVPIYCTSFLAVEEDKQQKIARLLQLWEKNGYFDDSIIQQLQSPALGLGQYQATLISEYSSVVQPVQLAFQQQIQTLKTQHEEFVNSLAQQQQQQQQQQQQQQQQQQQQQQQQQIQMPQMEAEVKATPPPPAPPPAPTPAPAIPPTSQPDDSKPPIQIPGSSEYDASGGVQDPAATGPRGPGPHDQIPPNKPPWFDQPHPVAPWGQQQPPEQPPYPHHQGGPPHCPPWNNSHEGMWGEQRGDPGWNGQRDAPWNSQPDPNWNSQFEGPWNSQHEQPPWGAGQREPPFRMQRPPPFRGPFPPHQQHPQFNQPPHPHNFNRFPPRFMQDDFPPRHPFERPPYPHRFDYPQGDFPAEMGPPHHHPGHRMPHPGINEHPPWGGPQHPDFGPPPHGFNGQPPHMRRQGPPHINHDDPSLVPNVPYFDLPAGLMAPLVKLEDHEYKPLDPKDIRLPPPMPPSERLLAAVEAFYSPPSHDRPRNSEGWEQNGLYEFFRAKMRARRRKGQEKRNSGPSRSRSRSKSRGRSSSRSNSRSSKSSGSYSRSRSRSCSRSYSCSRSRSRSRSRSSRSRSRSRSRSRSKSYSPGRRRRSRSRSPTPPSSAGLGSNSAPPIPDSRLGEENKGHQMLVKMGWSGSGGLGVKEQGIQDPIKGGDVRDKWDQYKGVGVALDDPYENYRRNKSYSFIARMKARDECK, encoded by the exons tCATCTGCAAGCAGCAGGCCCCAGAGCTAGAGCCGACCACGGCCCTGCCACCCCTGCCACAGCCCCCGCTGGCCCCTGCTGCGCCCATCCCGCCAGCCCAGGGAACCCCGTCCATGGACGAGCTCATCCAGCAGAGCCAGTGGAAcctgcagcagcaggagcagcaccTGCTGGCCCTCAGACAG gagcaggtgaCGGCAGCCGTGGCCCACGCGGTAGAGCAGCAGATGCAGAAGCTCCTGGAGGAGACCCAGCTGGATATGAATGAGTTTGACAACCTGCTGCAGCCCATCATTGACACCTGCACCAAAGATGCCATCTCG GCCGGGAAGAATTGGATGTTCAGCAATGCCAAGTCCCCCCCGCACTGTGAGCTGATGGCCGGCCACCTCCGGAACCGCATCACGGCTGATGGGGCGCACTTCGAGCTGCGGCTGCACCTCATCTACTTGATCAACGACGTGCTACACCACTG GGCCCTGACGCGCGGAAGGTCTCTCCCTCACAGCCAGCGCAAGCAGGCCAGGGAGCTGCTGGCCGCCCTGCAGAAGGTTGTGGTGCCCATCTACTGTACCAGCTTCTTGGCTGTGGAGGAGGACAAGCAGCAGAAGATCGCCCGG CTCCTGCAGCTCTGGGAGAAGAACGGCTACTTTGACGACTCCATCATCCAGCAGTTACAGAGCCCGGCCCTGGGGCTCGGCCAGTACCAG GCAACCCTCATCAGTGAGTACTCCTCGGTGGTCCAGCCGGTGCAGCTGGCTTTCCAGCAGCAGATCCAGACCCTCAAGACCCAGCACGAGGAGTTTGTCAACAGCCTGgcccagcaacagcagcagcagcagcagcagcaacaacagcagcagcagcagcagcagcagcagcagcagcagcagcagatccAGATGCCACAAATGGAAGCCGAAGTCAAGGCCACACCGCCGCCGcctgccccgcccccggcccccacGCCTGCCCCGGCCATCCCGCCAACCTCCCAGCCTG ATGACAGCAAGCCTCCCATCCAGATACCTGGCTCTTCTGAGTACGACGCCTCAGGAGGGGTCCAGGACCCTGCCGCCACGGGGCCCCGGGGCCCTGGGCCCCACGACCAGATCCCACCTAACAAGCCCCCGTGGTTTGACCAGCCTCACCCTGTTGCTCCTTGGGGCCAACAGCAG CCTCCCGAGCAGCCCCCGTACCCGCACCACCAGGGCGGGCCACCCCACTGCCCACCCTGGAACAACAGCCACGAGGGTATGTGGGGCGAGCAGCGCGGGGACCCCGGCTGGAACGGCCAGCGTGACGCTCCCTGGAACAGCCAGCCCGACCCCAACTGGAACAGCCAGTTTGAGGGCCCCTGGAACAGCCAGCACGAGCAGCCACCCTGGGGCGCGGGCCAGCGTGAGCCGCCCTTCCGCATGCAGCGGCCACCGCCCTTCCGTGGGCCCTTCCCGCCCCACCAGCAGCACCCGCAGTTCAACCAGCCGCCGCACCCGCACAACTTCAACCGCTTCCCGCCCCGCTTCATGCAGGACGACTTCCCCCCGCGGCACCCCTTCGAGCGGCCGCCCTACCCGCACCGCTTCGACTACCCCCAGGGGGACTTCCCTGCTG agatgGGCCCTCCTCACCACCACCCCGGCCACCGCATGCCTCATCCCGGGATCAACGAGCACCCGCCTTGGGGAGGGCCCCAGCACCCCGACTTCGGCCCTCCTCCCCATGGCTTCAATGGGCAGCCCCCTCACATGCGACGACAGGGCCCTCCCCACATCAACCATGATGACCCCAGCCTGGTCCCCAACGTGCCCTACTTCGATCTCCCTGCTGGGCTGATGGCCCCCCTCGTGAAG CTGGAAGACCATGAGTACAAGCCTTTGGATCCAAAAGACATCCGCCTCCCACCCCCCATGCCACCCAGCGAGCGGCTGCTGGCCGCTGTGGAGGCCTTTTACAGCCCTCCGTCCCACGACAGGCCCAGGAACAG CGAAGGCTGGGAGCAGAATGGCCTCTATGAGTTCTTCCGAGCAAAAATGCGGGCCCGGCGGAGGAAAGGCCAGGAGAAGAGGAACAG CGGACCCTCAAGGTCACGGAGCAGATCCAAGAGCCGAGGGCGCTCCTCCTCCCGCTCCAACTCAAGGTCCTCCAAGTCCTCCGGCTCGTACTCAAGGTCAAGGTCTCGTTCCTGCTCCCGTTCCTACTCTTGCTCCCGATCCAG GAGCCGCAGCCGATCTCGCTCCTCACGAAGCCGCTCCCGTTCCCGCTCCCGCTCCCGCTCCAAGTCCTATTCCCCCGGAAGGAGACGTCGGTCCCGGTCCAGGAGCCCCACCCCGCC TTCCTCGGCTGGTCTGGGTTCTAATTCAGCACCTCCTATACCTGACTCAAGGCTCGGGGAAGAGAACAAAGGACATCAGATGCTGGTGAAAATGG gCTGGAGTGGATCTGGTGGCCTCGGCGTGAAAGAGCAAGGGATCCAGGACCCCATCAAGGGGGGTGATGTCCGGGATAAGTGGGACCAGTACAAGGGCGTGGGCGTGGCCCTGGACGACCCCTACGAGAACTACCGCAGGAACAAGAGCTACTCCTTCATCGCCCGCATGAAGGCCAGGGACGAGTGCAAGTAG
- the CHERP gene encoding calcium homeostasis endoplasmic reticulum protein isoform X5 has protein sequence MEMPLPPDDQELRNVIDKLAQFVARNGPEFEKMTMEKQKDNPKFSFLFGGEFYSYYKCKLALEQQQLICKQQAPELEPTTALPPLPQPPLAPAAPIPPAQGTPSMDELIQQSQWNLQQQEQHLLALRQEQVTAAVAHAVEQQMQKLLEETQLDMNEFDNLLQPIIDTCTKDAISAGKNWMFSNAKSPPHCELMAGHLRNRITADGAHFELRLHLIYLINDVLHHWALTRGRSLPHSQRKQARELLAALQKVVVPIYCTSFLAVEEDKQQKIARLLQLWEKNGYFDDSIIQQLQSPALGLGQYQASVPVQLLSTSCPYLRQATLISEYSSVVQPVQLAFQQQIQTLKTQHEEFVNSLAQQQQQQQQQQQQQQQQQQQQQQQQQIQMPQMEAEVKATPPPPAPPPAPTPAPAIPPTSQPDDSKPPIQIPGSSEYDASGGVQDPAATGPRGPGPHDQIPPNKPPWFDQPHPVAPWGQQQPPEQPPYPHHQGGPPHCPPWNNSHEGMWGEQRGDPGWNGQRDAPWNSQPDPNWNSQFEGPWNSQHEQPPWGAGQREPPFRMQRPPPFRGPFPPHQQHPQFNQPPHPHNFNRFPPRFMQDDFPPRHPFERPPYPHRFDYPQGDFPAEMGPPHHHPGHRMPHPGINEHPPWGGPQHPDFGPPPHGFNGQPPHMRRQGPPHINHDDPSLVPNVPYFDLPAGLMAPLVKLEDHEYKPLDPKDIRLPPPMPPSERLLAAVEAFYSPPSHDRPRNSEGWEQNGLYEFFRAKMRARRRKGQEKRNSGPSRSRSRSKSRGRSSSRSNSRSSKSSGSYSRSRSRSCSRSYSCSRSRSRSRSRSSRSRSRSRSRSRSKSYSPGRRRRSRSRSPTPPSSAGLGSNSAPPIPDSRLGEENKGHQMLVKMGWSGSGGLGVKEQGIQDPIKGGDVRDKWDQYKGVGVALDDPYENYRRNKSYSFIARMKARDECK, from the exons tCATCTGCAAGCAGCAGGCCCCAGAGCTAGAGCCGACCACGGCCCTGCCACCCCTGCCACAGCCCCCGCTGGCCCCTGCTGCGCCCATCCCGCCAGCCCAGGGAACCCCGTCCATGGACGAGCTCATCCAGCAGAGCCAGTGGAAcctgcagcagcaggagcagcaccTGCTGGCCCTCAGACAG gagcaggtgaCGGCAGCCGTGGCCCACGCGGTAGAGCAGCAGATGCAGAAGCTCCTGGAGGAGACCCAGCTGGATATGAATGAGTTTGACAACCTGCTGCAGCCCATCATTGACACCTGCACCAAAGATGCCATCTCG GCCGGGAAGAATTGGATGTTCAGCAATGCCAAGTCCCCCCCGCACTGTGAGCTGATGGCCGGCCACCTCCGGAACCGCATCACGGCTGATGGGGCGCACTTCGAGCTGCGGCTGCACCTCATCTACTTGATCAACGACGTGCTACACCACTG GGCCCTGACGCGCGGAAGGTCTCTCCCTCACAGCCAGCGCAAGCAGGCCAGGGAGCTGCTGGCCGCCCTGCAGAAGGTTGTGGTGCCCATCTACTGTACCAGCTTCTTGGCTGTGGAGGAGGACAAGCAGCAGAAGATCGCCCGG CTCCTGCAGCTCTGGGAGAAGAACGGCTACTTTGACGACTCCATCATCCAGCAGTTACAGAGCCCGGCCCTGGGGCTCGGCCAGTACCAG GCATCTGTCCCTGTGCAGCTCCTGAGCACCAGCTGCCCTTACCTCCGCCAGGCAACCCTCATCAGTGAGTACTCCTCGGTGGTCCAGCCGGTGCAGCTGGCTTTCCAGCAGCAGATCCAGACCCTCAAGACCCAGCACGAGGAGTTTGTCAACAGCCTGgcccagcaacagcagcagcagcagcagcagcaacaacagcagcagcagcagcagcagcagcagcagcagcagcagcagatccAGATGCCACAAATGGAAGCCGAAGTCAAGGCCACACCGCCGCCGcctgccccgcccccggcccccacGCCTGCCCCGGCCATCCCGCCAACCTCCCAGCCTG ATGACAGCAAGCCTCCCATCCAGATACCTGGCTCTTCTGAGTACGACGCCTCAGGAGGGGTCCAGGACCCTGCCGCCACGGGGCCCCGGGGCCCTGGGCCCCACGACCAGATCCCACCTAACAAGCCCCCGTGGTTTGACCAGCCTCACCCTGTTGCTCCTTGGGGCCAACAGCAG CCTCCCGAGCAGCCCCCGTACCCGCACCACCAGGGCGGGCCACCCCACTGCCCACCCTGGAACAACAGCCACGAGGGTATGTGGGGCGAGCAGCGCGGGGACCCCGGCTGGAACGGCCAGCGTGACGCTCCCTGGAACAGCCAGCCCGACCCCAACTGGAACAGCCAGTTTGAGGGCCCCTGGAACAGCCAGCACGAGCAGCCACCCTGGGGCGCGGGCCAGCGTGAGCCGCCCTTCCGCATGCAGCGGCCACCGCCCTTCCGTGGGCCCTTCCCGCCCCACCAGCAGCACCCGCAGTTCAACCAGCCGCCGCACCCGCACAACTTCAACCGCTTCCCGCCCCGCTTCATGCAGGACGACTTCCCCCCGCGGCACCCCTTCGAGCGGCCGCCCTACCCGCACCGCTTCGACTACCCCCAGGGGGACTTCCCTGCTG agatgGGCCCTCCTCACCACCACCCCGGCCACCGCATGCCTCATCCCGGGATCAACGAGCACCCGCCTTGGGGAGGGCCCCAGCACCCCGACTTCGGCCCTCCTCCCCATGGCTTCAATGGGCAGCCCCCTCACATGCGACGACAGGGCCCTCCCCACATCAACCATGATGACCCCAGCCTGGTCCCCAACGTGCCCTACTTCGATCTCCCTGCTGGGCTGATGGCCCCCCTCGTGAAG CTGGAAGACCATGAGTACAAGCCTTTGGATCCAAAAGACATCCGCCTCCCACCCCCCATGCCACCCAGCGAGCGGCTGCTGGCCGCTGTGGAGGCCTTTTACAGCCCTCCGTCCCACGACAGGCCCAGGAACAG CGAAGGCTGGGAGCAGAATGGCCTCTATGAGTTCTTCCGAGCAAAAATGCGGGCCCGGCGGAGGAAAGGCCAGGAGAAGAGGAACAG CGGACCCTCAAGGTCACGGAGCAGATCCAAGAGCCGAGGGCGCTCCTCCTCCCGCTCCAACTCAAGGTCCTCCAAGTCCTCCGGCTCGTACTCAAGGTCAAGGTCTCGTTCCTGCTCCCGTTCCTACTCTTGCTCCCGATCCAG GAGCCGCAGCCGATCTCGCTCCTCACGAAGCCGCTCCCGTTCCCGCTCCCGCTCCCGCTCCAAGTCCTATTCCCCCGGAAGGAGACGTCGGTCCCGGTCCAGGAGCCCCACCCCGCC TTCCTCGGCTGGTCTGGGTTCTAATTCAGCACCTCCTATACCTGACTCAAGGCTCGGGGAAGAGAACAAAGGACATCAGATGCTGGTGAAAATGG gCTGGAGTGGATCTGGTGGCCTCGGCGTGAAAGAGCAAGGGATCCAGGACCCCATCAAGGGGGGTGATGTCCGGGATAAGTGGGACCAGTACAAGGGCGTGGGCGTGGCCCTGGACGACCCCTACGAGAACTACCGCAGGAACAAGAGCTACTCCTTCATCGCCCGCATGAAGGCCAGGGACGAGTGCAAGTAG
- the CHERP gene encoding calcium homeostasis endoplasmic reticulum protein isoform X7, with amino-acid sequence MEMPLPPDDQELRNVIDKLAQFVARNGPEFEKMTMEKQKDNPKFSFLFGGEFYSYYKCKLALEQQQLICKQQAPELEPTTALPPLPQPPLAPAAPIPPAQGTPSMDELIQQSQWNLQQQEQHLLALRQEQVTAAVAHAVEQQMQKLLEETQLDMNEFDNLLQPIIDTCTKDAISAGKNWMFSNAKSPPHCELMAGHLRNRITADGAHFELRLHLIYLINDVLHHCQRKQARELLAALQKVVVPIYCTSFLAVEEDKQQKIARLLQLWEKNGYFDDSIIQQLQSPALGLGQYQATLISEYSSVVQPVQLAFQQQIQTLKTQHEEFVNSLAQQQQQQQQQQQQQQQQQQQQQQQQQIQMPQMEAEVKATPPPPAPPPAPTPAPAIPPTSQPDDSKPPIQIPGSSEYDASGGVQDPAATGPRGPGPHDQIPPNKPPWFDQPHPVAPWGQQQPPEQPPYPHHQGGPPHCPPWNNSHEGMWGEQRGDPGWNGQRDAPWNSQPDPNWNSQFEGPWNSQHEQPPWGAGQREPPFRMQRPPPFRGPFPPHQQHPQFNQPPHPHNFNRFPPRFMQDDFPPRHPFERPPYPHRFDYPQGDFPAEMGPPHHHPGHRMPHPGINEHPPWGGPQHPDFGPPPHGFNGQPPHMRRQGPPHINHDDPSLVPNVPYFDLPAGLMAPLVKLEDHEYKPLDPKDIRLPPPMPPSERLLAAVEAFYSPPSHDRPRNSEGWEQNGLYEFFRAKMRARRRKGQEKRNSGPSRSRSRSKSRGRSSSRSNSRSSKSSGSYSRSRSRSCSRSYSCSRSRSRSRSRSSRSRSRSRSRSRSKSYSPGRRRRSRSRSPTPPSSAGLGSNSAPPIPDSRLGEENKGHQMLVKMGWSGSGGLGVKEQGIQDPIKGGDVRDKWDQYKGVGVALDDPYENYRRNKSYSFIARMKARDECK; translated from the exons tCATCTGCAAGCAGCAGGCCCCAGAGCTAGAGCCGACCACGGCCCTGCCACCCCTGCCACAGCCCCCGCTGGCCCCTGCTGCGCCCATCCCGCCAGCCCAGGGAACCCCGTCCATGGACGAGCTCATCCAGCAGAGCCAGTGGAAcctgcagcagcaggagcagcaccTGCTGGCCCTCAGACAG gagcaggtgaCGGCAGCCGTGGCCCACGCGGTAGAGCAGCAGATGCAGAAGCTCCTGGAGGAGACCCAGCTGGATATGAATGAGTTTGACAACCTGCTGCAGCCCATCATTGACACCTGCACCAAAGATGCCATCTCG GCCGGGAAGAATTGGATGTTCAGCAATGCCAAGTCCCCCCCGCACTGTGAGCTGATGGCCGGCCACCTCCGGAACCGCATCACGGCTGATGGGGCGCACTTCGAGCTGCGGCTGCACCTCATCTACTTGATCAACGACGTGCTACACCACTG CCAGCGCAAGCAGGCCAGGGAGCTGCTGGCCGCCCTGCAGAAGGTTGTGGTGCCCATCTACTGTACCAGCTTCTTGGCTGTGGAGGAGGACAAGCAGCAGAAGATCGCCCGG CTCCTGCAGCTCTGGGAGAAGAACGGCTACTTTGACGACTCCATCATCCAGCAGTTACAGAGCCCGGCCCTGGGGCTCGGCCAGTACCAG GCAACCCTCATCAGTGAGTACTCCTCGGTGGTCCAGCCGGTGCAGCTGGCTTTCCAGCAGCAGATCCAGACCCTCAAGACCCAGCACGAGGAGTTTGTCAACAGCCTGgcccagcaacagcagcagcagcagcagcagcaacaacagcagcagcagcagcagcagcagcagcagcagcagcagcagatccAGATGCCACAAATGGAAGCCGAAGTCAAGGCCACACCGCCGCCGcctgccccgcccccggcccccacGCCTGCCCCGGCCATCCCGCCAACCTCCCAGCCTG ATGACAGCAAGCCTCCCATCCAGATACCTGGCTCTTCTGAGTACGACGCCTCAGGAGGGGTCCAGGACCCTGCCGCCACGGGGCCCCGGGGCCCTGGGCCCCACGACCAGATCCCACCTAACAAGCCCCCGTGGTTTGACCAGCCTCACCCTGTTGCTCCTTGGGGCCAACAGCAG CCTCCCGAGCAGCCCCCGTACCCGCACCACCAGGGCGGGCCACCCCACTGCCCACCCTGGAACAACAGCCACGAGGGTATGTGGGGCGAGCAGCGCGGGGACCCCGGCTGGAACGGCCAGCGTGACGCTCCCTGGAACAGCCAGCCCGACCCCAACTGGAACAGCCAGTTTGAGGGCCCCTGGAACAGCCAGCACGAGCAGCCACCCTGGGGCGCGGGCCAGCGTGAGCCGCCCTTCCGCATGCAGCGGCCACCGCCCTTCCGTGGGCCCTTCCCGCCCCACCAGCAGCACCCGCAGTTCAACCAGCCGCCGCACCCGCACAACTTCAACCGCTTCCCGCCCCGCTTCATGCAGGACGACTTCCCCCCGCGGCACCCCTTCGAGCGGCCGCCCTACCCGCACCGCTTCGACTACCCCCAGGGGGACTTCCCTGCTG agatgGGCCCTCCTCACCACCACCCCGGCCACCGCATGCCTCATCCCGGGATCAACGAGCACCCGCCTTGGGGAGGGCCCCAGCACCCCGACTTCGGCCCTCCTCCCCATGGCTTCAATGGGCAGCCCCCTCACATGCGACGACAGGGCCCTCCCCACATCAACCATGATGACCCCAGCCTGGTCCCCAACGTGCCCTACTTCGATCTCCCTGCTGGGCTGATGGCCCCCCTCGTGAAG CTGGAAGACCATGAGTACAAGCCTTTGGATCCAAAAGACATCCGCCTCCCACCCCCCATGCCACCCAGCGAGCGGCTGCTGGCCGCTGTGGAGGCCTTTTACAGCCCTCCGTCCCACGACAGGCCCAGGAACAG CGAAGGCTGGGAGCAGAATGGCCTCTATGAGTTCTTCCGAGCAAAAATGCGGGCCCGGCGGAGGAAAGGCCAGGAGAAGAGGAACAG CGGACCCTCAAGGTCACGGAGCAGATCCAAGAGCCGAGGGCGCTCCTCCTCCCGCTCCAACTCAAGGTCCTCCAAGTCCTCCGGCTCGTACTCAAGGTCAAGGTCTCGTTCCTGCTCCCGTTCCTACTCTTGCTCCCGATCCAG GAGCCGCAGCCGATCTCGCTCCTCACGAAGCCGCTCCCGTTCCCGCTCCCGCTCCCGCTCCAAGTCCTATTCCCCCGGAAGGAGACGTCGGTCCCGGTCCAGGAGCCCCACCCCGCC TTCCTCGGCTGGTCTGGGTTCTAATTCAGCACCTCCTATACCTGACTCAAGGCTCGGGGAAGAGAACAAAGGACATCAGATGCTGGTGAAAATGG gCTGGAGTGGATCTGGTGGCCTCGGCGTGAAAGAGCAAGGGATCCAGGACCCCATCAAGGGGGGTGATGTCCGGGATAAGTGGGACCAGTACAAGGGCGTGGGCGTGGCCCTGGACGACCCCTACGAGAACTACCGCAGGAACAAGAGCTACTCCTTCATCGCCCGCATGAAGGCCAGGGACGAGTGCAAGTAG